In a single window of the Esox lucius isolate fEsoLuc1 chromosome 22, fEsoLuc1.pri, whole genome shotgun sequence genome:
- the LOC105022555 gene encoding R3H domain-containing protein 1 isoform X4, protein MRMSDIVTIKAFGNTDTEKMKVFEPGVELEVSDSADTTSLGGESSKTGNQEEAESLLLEHTETGVKDESCCDNKRETQIQQSSLSPGQPVRRSKSNSKLKLVRSLAVCEEFSSPPPPEHLENPQDTVCIQISQPFDKEVLSAKDEDEKEKSCEKVEKPEKSCEKVEKPEKMPRKMLSRDSSQDYTDSTGIDLHEFLVNTLKNNPRDRMMLLKLEQDILDFISNNESQKRKFPPMTSYHRMLLHRVAAYFGMDHNVDPTGKSVIINKTSNTRIPDQKFSEHIKDDKTDDFQKRYILKRDNSSFDREDGMGEHYHLDRRVQDEEACISTQQRRQIFRLRDGRSASSRQSSSENEPKYSDPRPWSSTDSESSNRNLRPAMTKASSFSGISVLIRGDSSASSKSPGRLSKTGSESSNSVGSSTSSLSRPQVLHLPLPIPVAPSQAAGPVVGPGTAQPQPAAPCYPISAAMAPGSRATSGHYERGRSGQGPGSAPTQTTANASYYLLPLEATGIPPGSILVNPQTGQPFVNPDGSAVVYNPSVTSQQSLAPPPAPHPPANHILSQPVRHLLPSAPQQIQYSTVSYPPPPQFLPLSPNQQQLYTVPDGLGVQFSHISLVHQAPADGPPAPDSGANPTVYQPSPVVLQGPPPQHQPTGYIVAPATGQPAAGQPQAYPTPGPGAAASQGVLQQPGYMPQPPQMQQIQTCYCVPGQYPHSHSSQYYRPVNPVHYSPQNQPLAQPPQQPGRHTRTRPGKDVETRERCRTGYQAVMSNQPQNYHHSVMGGPQSHQSHQSHHSHNLVGSQQHSNMGSHMQGMMVQYPSMPSYQVSMPQGSPSMPQGSPSMPQGSASMPQHQPTYQQPIVIQGHPSQGAMTMAGMQVYYSVMPPHQHGTMSSSMGFLPPPGSEQMQFPRASSPCGTQQLPGQQCTGVHPPHGSGVMMMQLTLPANHHPPAPSPPQWKLSRHYSLDHARSQRSSEPLHLENSQNSPGTSPAQSPAPVHHLTSMKSLRSAGLTPIPIMAQFPRALGPGQAGDVRYPLLGQPLQYNPPIRPPLLHGTHHMIPNQQPGPMGIRHHGGRGGRRPAPRKSLSTDLSVGEPVNGRVLEVLDLPEGISRTEADSLLVELCKRGASIKWLSEPQQTPQPGNHCGGSGGDGINSDTNTDTSCSKPPCGNHGDLASTYTILAVFPSRCAAQNALLRHSDPSSSPILTTTAFKLRTSKRHTDEFQHLERTSSQ, encoded by the exons ATGAGGATGTCTGATATTGTCACTATAAAGGCCTTCGGTAACACTGACACTGAGAAGATGAAGGTTTTTGAGCCCGGAGTGGAGCTGGAGGTTTCAGACTCAGCCGACACAACGTCGCTGGGAGGAGAGAGCAGCAAGACGGGGAACCAGGAAGAGGCCGAGAGCCTGCTGCTTGAACACACTGAGACTGGCGTCAAAGATGAAAGCTGCTGTGACAACAAGAGGGAAACACAAATCCAG caatcttctctctctcctggacaGCCAGTACGGCGCTCTAAG TCTAACTCTAAACTGAAGTTAGTCCGAAGCCTGGCTGTTTGTGAGGAGttctcttctccccctccacctgaACATCTAGAAAACCCTCAG GATACAGTTTGCATCCAAATATCCCAGCCCTTTGATAAGGAGGTGCTGTCTGCCAAGGATGAGGACGAAAAAGAGAAGAGCTGTGAAAAGGTTGAGAAACCAGAGAAGAGCTGTGAAAAGGTTGAGAAACCAGAGAAGATGCCCAGGAAAATGCTGTCAAGAG ATTCCAGCCAGGACTACACAGACTCTACCGGTATAGATCTGCATGAGTTCCTGGTCAACACGTTAAAGAACAACCCTAGGGATAGAATGATGCTCTTGAAGTTGGAGCAAGACATTCTGGATTTTATCAGTAATAATGA AAGCCAGAAAAGGAAATTTCCTCCCATGACATCGTACCACAGAATGCTGCTTCATAGAGTGGCCGCCTACTTCGGGATGGATCACAATGTTGATCCCACCGGGAAGTCTGTCATCATCAACAAAACTAGCAATACAagaat ACCAGATCAAAAATTCTCAGAACACATAAAAGATGACAAAACCGACGATTTCCAGAAACGCTACATTCTCAAAAGAGACAACTCCAGCTTTGACCGAGAGGATGGCATG GGTGAACATTACCATCTAGATAGAAG GGTCCAAGATGAAGAGGCTTGTATTAGCACACAGCAACGGAGGCAAATCTTCAG ACTAAGAGACGGGCGGTCAGCCAGCAGTCGGCAGAGCAGCTCAGAAAACGAGCCCAAGTACTCTGACCCCCGGCCGTGGAGCAGCACCGACTCGGAGAGCTCCAACCGGAACCTGAGGCCAGCTATGACCAAGGCCAGCAGCTTCAGCGGAATCTCCGTTCTCATCAGAGGGGACAGCTCTGCAAGCAGCAAAAGCCCCGGACGCCTCTCCAAAACAG GTTCGGAGTCTTCTAATAGCGTAGGTTCCTCTACGAGTTCTCTCTCTCGCCCCCAAGTACTACACCTGCCTCTCCCAATCCCTGTGGCACCTAGCCAGGCGGCCGGCCCCGTCGTTGGCCCCGGCACCGCCCAGCCTCAGCCTGCTGCCCCCTGCTACCCCATCTCTGCTGCTATGGCCCCCGGCAGTAGAGCTACTTCTGGGCACTATGAGAGAGGCAGGAGTGGTCAAGGCCCCGGCTCAGCGCCAACCCAGACCACTGCTAATGCTAGCTACTATTTGCTTCCTCTGGAAGCCACAGGGATACCTCCTGGCAGCATACTGGTCAACCCTCAAACAG GCCAACCGTTTGTGAACCCTGATGGCAGTGCGGTGGTTTACAACCCCTCGGTGACCTCACAGCAGTCACTGGCCCCTCCCCCAGCCCCACACCCGCCAGCGAATCACATCCTTTCCcag CCTGTTCGGCATCTCCTGCCCTCGGCTCCTCAGCAGATCCAGTACTCAACCGTCTCttaccctcctcctcctcagttcCTGCCACTCTCCCCTAACCAACAGCAGCTATACACTGTG CCGGACGGCCTCGGTGTCCAGTTCAGCCACATCAGCCTGGTTCACCAGGCGCCAGCCGACGGCCCTCCTGCCCCCGACAGCGGCGCCAACCCCACCGTGTACCAGCCTAGCCCGGTGGTGCTCCAGGGGCCGCCCCCGCAGCATCAGCCGACGGGCTACATAGTGGCCCCCGCCACAGGGCAGCCTGCGGCGGGGCAACCCCAGGCCTACCCAACCCCCGGTCCAGGCGCGGCGGCGAGCCAGGGAGTGCTGCAGCAGCCGGGCTACATGCCGCAACCGCCGCAGATGCAGCAG ATCCAGACGTGTTACTGCGTTCCAGGCCAGTATCCCCACTCTCACTCCAGCCAGTACTACCGGCCTGTTAACCCCGTCCACTACAGCCCCCAGAACCAGCCCCTTGCTCAGCCGCCACAGCAGCCAGGtagacacacgcgcacacgcccCGGAAAAGACGTAGAAACGCGGGAAAGGTGTCGCACGG GATACCAGGCTGTGATGTCAAATCAGCCCCAGAACTACCACCACAGTGTAATGGGAGGACCGCAGTCTCACCAGTCTCACCAGTCTCACCACTCTCACAACCTAGTGGGCAGCCAGCAGCACAGCAATATGGGAAGCCACATGCAAGGCATGATGGTCCAGTACCCTTCTATGCCTTCATATCAG GTGTCCATGCCCCAGGGTTCTCCCAGCATGCCCCAGGGTTCTCCCAGCATGCCCCAGGGTTCTGCCAGCATGCCCCAGCATCAGCCGACCTATCAGCAGCCCATTGTGATCCAGGGCCACCCAAGCCAAGGTGCGATGACCATGGCTGGCATGCAGGTCTACTACAGCGTCATGCCACCCCATCAACATGGCACCATGAG CTCGTCCATGGGGTTTCTACCTCCTCCTGGTTCGGAGCAGATGCAGTTTCCCCGGGCCTCCTCTCCGTGCGGGACCCAGCAGCTCCCCGGACAGCAATGTACAG GTGTGCACCCCCCTCACGGCAGTGGTGTGATGATGATGCAACTCACCCTCCCGGCTAACCACCACCCCCCAGCCCCCTCCCCGCCCCAGTGGAAACTCAGCAGACACTACAGCCTGGACCACGCACGCAGCCAGAGGTCCTCAGAACCACTCCACCTGGAGAACTCACAG AACAGCCCCGGCACGTCCCCGGCCCAGTCTCCGGCCCCGGTCCACCACCTCACCTCCATGAAGAGCCTCCGCTCTGCTGGCCTCACTCCTATCCCCATTATGGCCCAGTTCCCCAGAGCCTTGGGCCCCGGGCAGGCAGGGGATGTCAGGTACCCTCTTCTGGGTCAGCCTCTCCAGTACAACCCTCCCATCCGGCCACCGCTGCTCCACGGAACGCACCACATGATCCCTAACCAGCAGCCG GGCCCAATGGGGATCCGGCATCATGGAGGACGAGGAGGGAGGAGACCGGCGCCCAGGAAGTCCTTATCTACAGATCTCAGTGTAGGTGAGCCAG TGAATGGTCGCGTCCTGGAGGTGCTGGACCTACCAGAGGGCATCAGCAGAACCGAGGCCGACTCTCTTCTGGTTGAACTGTGCAAAAGAGGGGCTTCCATCAAATGGCTGTCTGAGCCCCAACAGACTCCACAGCCTGGGAACCATTGTGGTGGGTCTGGGGGGGACGGTATAAACAGTGACACGAACACTGACACTTCATGTTCCAAACCACCCTGTGGTAACCACGGCGACCTAGCCTCCACCTACACCATCCTGGCCGTGTTCCCCTCCAGGTGCGCAGCTCAGAACGCCCTGCTCCGACACAGTGACCCCAGTTCTAGTCCCATCCTGACCACCACTGCGTTCAAACTGCGAACCAGCAAGAGACACACTGATGAGTTTCAGCACCTGGAGAGGACCAGTTCTCAATAg
- the LOC105022555 gene encoding R3H domain-containing protein 1 isoform X8, translating into MRMSDIVTIKAFGNTDTEKMKVFEPGVELEVSDSADTTSLGGESSKTGNQEEAESLLLEHTETGVKDESCCDNKRETQIQQSSLSPGQPVRRSKSNSKLKLVRSLAVCEEFSSPPPPEHLENPQDTVCIQISQPFDKEVLSAKDEDEKEKSCEKVEKPEKSCEKVEKPEKMPRKMLSRDSSQDYTDSTGIDLHEFLVNTLKNNPRDRMMLLKLEQDILDFISNNESQKRKFPPMTSYHRMLLHRVAAYFGMDHNVDPTGKSVIINKTSNTRIPDQKFSEHIKDDKTDDFQKRYILKRDNSSFDREDGMIRMRLKDDRRSKSIEEREEEYQRARDRIFAQDGEHYHLDRRVQDEEACISTQQRRQIFRLRDGRSASSRQSSSENEPKYSDPRPWSSTDSESSNRNLRPAMTKASSFSGISVLIRGDSSASSKSPGRLSKTGQPFVNPDGSAVVYNPSVTSQQSLAPPPAPHPPANHILSQPVRHLLPSAPQQIQYSTVSYPPPPQFLPLSPNQQQLYTVPDGLGVQFSHISLVHQAPADGPPAPDSGANPTVYQPSPVVLQGPPPQHQPTGYIVAPATGQPAAGQPQAYPTPGPGAAASQGVLQQPGYMPQPPQMQQIQTCYCVPGQYPHSHSSQYYRPVNPVHYSPQNQPLAQPPQQPGRHTRTRPGKDVETRERCRTGYQAVMSNQPQNYHHSVMGGPQSHQSHQSHHSHNLVGSQQHSNMGSHMQGMMVQYPSMPSYQVSMPQGSPSMPQGSPSMPQGSASMPQHQPTYQQPIVIQGHPSQGAMTMAGMQVYYSVMPPHQHGTMSSSMGFLPPPGSEQMQFPRASSPCGTQQLPGQQCTGVHPPHGSGVMMMQLTLPANHHPPAPSPPQWKLSRHYSLDHARSQRSSEPLHLENSQNSPGTSPAQSPAPVHHLTSMKSLRSAGLTPIPIMAQFPRALGPGQAGDVRYPLLGQPLQYNPPIRPPLLHGTHHMIPNQQPGPMGIRHHGGRGGRRPAPRKSLSTDLSVGEPVNGRVLEVLDLPEGISRTEADSLLVELCKRGASIKWLSEPQQTPQPGNHCGGSGGDGINSDTNTDTSCSKPPCGNHGDLASTYTILAVFPSRCAAQNALLRHSDPSSSPILTTTAFKLRTSKRHTDEFQHLERTSSQ; encoded by the exons ATGAGGATGTCTGATATTGTCACTATAAAGGCCTTCGGTAACACTGACACTGAGAAGATGAAGGTTTTTGAGCCCGGAGTGGAGCTGGAGGTTTCAGACTCAGCCGACACAACGTCGCTGGGAGGAGAGAGCAGCAAGACGGGGAACCAGGAAGAGGCCGAGAGCCTGCTGCTTGAACACACTGAGACTGGCGTCAAAGATGAAAGCTGCTGTGACAACAAGAGGGAAACACAAATCCAG caatcttctctctctcctggacaGCCAGTACGGCGCTCTAAG TCTAACTCTAAACTGAAGTTAGTCCGAAGCCTGGCTGTTTGTGAGGAGttctcttctccccctccacctgaACATCTAGAAAACCCTCAG GATACAGTTTGCATCCAAATATCCCAGCCCTTTGATAAGGAGGTGCTGTCTGCCAAGGATGAGGACGAAAAAGAGAAGAGCTGTGAAAAGGTTGAGAAACCAGAGAAGAGCTGTGAAAAGGTTGAGAAACCAGAGAAGATGCCCAGGAAAATGCTGTCAAGAG ATTCCAGCCAGGACTACACAGACTCTACCGGTATAGATCTGCATGAGTTCCTGGTCAACACGTTAAAGAACAACCCTAGGGATAGAATGATGCTCTTGAAGTTGGAGCAAGACATTCTGGATTTTATCAGTAATAATGA AAGCCAGAAAAGGAAATTTCCTCCCATGACATCGTACCACAGAATGCTGCTTCATAGAGTGGCCGCCTACTTCGGGATGGATCACAATGTTGATCCCACCGGGAAGTCTGTCATCATCAACAAAACTAGCAATACAagaat ACCAGATCAAAAATTCTCAGAACACATAAAAGATGACAAAACCGACGATTTCCAGAAACGCTACATTCTCAAAAGAGACAACTCCAGCTTTGACCGAGAGGATGGCATG ATACGAATGCGCCTCAAAGACGACAGGAGAAGCAAATCTAtcgaggagagggaggaggagtacCAAAGAGCCAGGGACAGGATATTTGCACAAGAT GGTGAACATTACCATCTAGATAGAAG GGTCCAAGATGAAGAGGCTTGTATTAGCACACAGCAACGGAGGCAAATCTTCAG ACTAAGAGACGGGCGGTCAGCCAGCAGTCGGCAGAGCAGCTCAGAAAACGAGCCCAAGTACTCTGACCCCCGGCCGTGGAGCAGCACCGACTCGGAGAGCTCCAACCGGAACCTGAGGCCAGCTATGACCAAGGCCAGCAGCTTCAGCGGAATCTCCGTTCTCATCAGAGGGGACAGCTCTGCAAGCAGCAAAAGCCCCGGACGCCTCTCCAAAACAG GCCAACCGTTTGTGAACCCTGATGGCAGTGCGGTGGTTTACAACCCCTCGGTGACCTCACAGCAGTCACTGGCCCCTCCCCCAGCCCCACACCCGCCAGCGAATCACATCCTTTCCcag CCTGTTCGGCATCTCCTGCCCTCGGCTCCTCAGCAGATCCAGTACTCAACCGTCTCttaccctcctcctcctcagttcCTGCCACTCTCCCCTAACCAACAGCAGCTATACACTGTG CCGGACGGCCTCGGTGTCCAGTTCAGCCACATCAGCCTGGTTCACCAGGCGCCAGCCGACGGCCCTCCTGCCCCCGACAGCGGCGCCAACCCCACCGTGTACCAGCCTAGCCCGGTGGTGCTCCAGGGGCCGCCCCCGCAGCATCAGCCGACGGGCTACATAGTGGCCCCCGCCACAGGGCAGCCTGCGGCGGGGCAACCCCAGGCCTACCCAACCCCCGGTCCAGGCGCGGCGGCGAGCCAGGGAGTGCTGCAGCAGCCGGGCTACATGCCGCAACCGCCGCAGATGCAGCAG ATCCAGACGTGTTACTGCGTTCCAGGCCAGTATCCCCACTCTCACTCCAGCCAGTACTACCGGCCTGTTAACCCCGTCCACTACAGCCCCCAGAACCAGCCCCTTGCTCAGCCGCCACAGCAGCCAGGtagacacacgcgcacacgcccCGGAAAAGACGTAGAAACGCGGGAAAGGTGTCGCACGG GATACCAGGCTGTGATGTCAAATCAGCCCCAGAACTACCACCACAGTGTAATGGGAGGACCGCAGTCTCACCAGTCTCACCAGTCTCACCACTCTCACAACCTAGTGGGCAGCCAGCAGCACAGCAATATGGGAAGCCACATGCAAGGCATGATGGTCCAGTACCCTTCTATGCCTTCATATCAG GTGTCCATGCCCCAGGGTTCTCCCAGCATGCCCCAGGGTTCTCCCAGCATGCCCCAGGGTTCTGCCAGCATGCCCCAGCATCAGCCGACCTATCAGCAGCCCATTGTGATCCAGGGCCACCCAAGCCAAGGTGCGATGACCATGGCTGGCATGCAGGTCTACTACAGCGTCATGCCACCCCATCAACATGGCACCATGAG CTCGTCCATGGGGTTTCTACCTCCTCCTGGTTCGGAGCAGATGCAGTTTCCCCGGGCCTCCTCTCCGTGCGGGACCCAGCAGCTCCCCGGACAGCAATGTACAG GTGTGCACCCCCCTCACGGCAGTGGTGTGATGATGATGCAACTCACCCTCCCGGCTAACCACCACCCCCCAGCCCCCTCCCCGCCCCAGTGGAAACTCAGCAGACACTACAGCCTGGACCACGCACGCAGCCAGAGGTCCTCAGAACCACTCCACCTGGAGAACTCACAG AACAGCCCCGGCACGTCCCCGGCCCAGTCTCCGGCCCCGGTCCACCACCTCACCTCCATGAAGAGCCTCCGCTCTGCTGGCCTCACTCCTATCCCCATTATGGCCCAGTTCCCCAGAGCCTTGGGCCCCGGGCAGGCAGGGGATGTCAGGTACCCTCTTCTGGGTCAGCCTCTCCAGTACAACCCTCCCATCCGGCCACCGCTGCTCCACGGAACGCACCACATGATCCCTAACCAGCAGCCG GGCCCAATGGGGATCCGGCATCATGGAGGACGAGGAGGGAGGAGACCGGCGCCCAGGAAGTCCTTATCTACAGATCTCAGTGTAGGTGAGCCAG TGAATGGTCGCGTCCTGGAGGTGCTGGACCTACCAGAGGGCATCAGCAGAACCGAGGCCGACTCTCTTCTGGTTGAACTGTGCAAAAGAGGGGCTTCCATCAAATGGCTGTCTGAGCCCCAACAGACTCCACAGCCTGGGAACCATTGTGGTGGGTCTGGGGGGGACGGTATAAACAGTGACACGAACACTGACACTTCATGTTCCAAACCACCCTGTGGTAACCACGGCGACCTAGCCTCCACCTACACCATCCTGGCCGTGTTCCCCTCCAGGTGCGCAGCTCAGAACGCCCTGCTCCGACACAGTGACCCCAGTTCTAGTCCCATCCTGACCACCACTGCGTTCAAACTGCGAACCAGCAAGAGACACACTGATGAGTTTCAGCACCTGGAGAGGACCAGTTCTCAATAg
- the LOC105022555 gene encoding R3H domain-containing protein 1 isoform X1, with amino-acid sequence MRMSDIVTIKAFGNTDTEKMKVFEPGVELEVSDSADTTSLGGESSKTGNQEEAESLLLEHTETGVKDESCCDNKRETQIQQSSLSPGQPVRRSKSNSKLKLVRSLAVCEEFSSPPPPEHLENPQDTVCIQISQPFDKEVLSAKDEDEKEKSCEKVEKPEKSCEKVEKPEKMPRKMLSRDSSQDYTDSTGIDLHEFLVNTLKNNPRDRMMLLKLEQDILDFISNNESQKRKFPPMTSYHRMLLHRVAAYFGMDHNVDPTGKSVIINKTSNTRIPDQKFSEHIKDDKTDDFQKRYILKRDNSSFDREDGMIRMRLKDDRRSKSIEEREEEYQRARDRIFAQDGEHYHLDRRVQDEEACISTQQRRQIFRLRDGRSASSRQSSSENEPKYSDPRPWSSTDSESSNRNLRPAMTKASSFSGISVLIRGDSSASSKSPGRLSKTGSESSNSVGSSTSSLSRPQVLHLPLPIPVAPSQAAGPVVGPGTAQPQPAAPCYPISAAMAPGSRATSGHYERGRSGQGPGSAPTQTTANASYYLLPLEATGIPPGSILVNPQTGQPFVNPDGSAVVYNPSVTSQQSLAPPPAPHPPANHILSQPVRHLLPSAPQQIQYSTVSYPPPPQFLPLSPNQQQLYTVPDGLGVQFSHISLVHQAPADGPPAPDSGANPTVYQPSPVVLQGPPPQHQPTGYIVAPATGQPAAGQPQAYPTPGPGAAASQGVLQQPGYMPQPPQMQQIQTCYCVPGQYPHSHSSQYYRPVNPVHYSPQNQPLAQPPQQPGRHTRTRPGKDVETRERCRTGYQAVMSNQPQNYHHSVMGGPQSHQSHQSHHSHNLVGSQQHSNMGSHMQGMMVQYPSMPSYQVSMPQGSPSMPQGSPSMPQGSASMPQHQPTYQQPIVIQGHPSQGAMTMAGMQVYYSVMPPHQHGTMSSSMGFLPPPGSEQMQFPRASSPCGTQQLPGQQCTGVHPPHGSGVMMMQLTLPANHHPPAPSPPQWKLSRHYSLDHARSQRSSEPLHLENSQNSPGTSPAQSPAPVHHLTSMKSLRSAGLTPIPIMAQFPRALGPGQAGDVRYPLLGQPLQYNPPIRPPLLHGTHHMIPNQQPGPMGIRHHGGRGGRRPAPRKSLSTDLSVGEPVNGRVLEVLDLPEGISRTEADSLLVELCKRGASIKWLSEPQQTPQPGNHCGGSGGDGINSDTNTDTSCSKPPCGNHGDLASTYTILAVFPSRCAAQNALLRHSDPSSSPILTTTAFKLRTSKRHTDEFQHLERTSSQ; translated from the exons ATGAGGATGTCTGATATTGTCACTATAAAGGCCTTCGGTAACACTGACACTGAGAAGATGAAGGTTTTTGAGCCCGGAGTGGAGCTGGAGGTTTCAGACTCAGCCGACACAACGTCGCTGGGAGGAGAGAGCAGCAAGACGGGGAACCAGGAAGAGGCCGAGAGCCTGCTGCTTGAACACACTGAGACTGGCGTCAAAGATGAAAGCTGCTGTGACAACAAGAGGGAAACACAAATCCAG caatcttctctctctcctggacaGCCAGTACGGCGCTCTAAG TCTAACTCTAAACTGAAGTTAGTCCGAAGCCTGGCTGTTTGTGAGGAGttctcttctccccctccacctgaACATCTAGAAAACCCTCAG GATACAGTTTGCATCCAAATATCCCAGCCCTTTGATAAGGAGGTGCTGTCTGCCAAGGATGAGGACGAAAAAGAGAAGAGCTGTGAAAAGGTTGAGAAACCAGAGAAGAGCTGTGAAAAGGTTGAGAAACCAGAGAAGATGCCCAGGAAAATGCTGTCAAGAG ATTCCAGCCAGGACTACACAGACTCTACCGGTATAGATCTGCATGAGTTCCTGGTCAACACGTTAAAGAACAACCCTAGGGATAGAATGATGCTCTTGAAGTTGGAGCAAGACATTCTGGATTTTATCAGTAATAATGA AAGCCAGAAAAGGAAATTTCCTCCCATGACATCGTACCACAGAATGCTGCTTCATAGAGTGGCCGCCTACTTCGGGATGGATCACAATGTTGATCCCACCGGGAAGTCTGTCATCATCAACAAAACTAGCAATACAagaat ACCAGATCAAAAATTCTCAGAACACATAAAAGATGACAAAACCGACGATTTCCAGAAACGCTACATTCTCAAAAGAGACAACTCCAGCTTTGACCGAGAGGATGGCATG ATACGAATGCGCCTCAAAGACGACAGGAGAAGCAAATCTAtcgaggagagggaggaggagtacCAAAGAGCCAGGGACAGGATATTTGCACAAGAT GGTGAACATTACCATCTAGATAGAAG GGTCCAAGATGAAGAGGCTTGTATTAGCACACAGCAACGGAGGCAAATCTTCAG ACTAAGAGACGGGCGGTCAGCCAGCAGTCGGCAGAGCAGCTCAGAAAACGAGCCCAAGTACTCTGACCCCCGGCCGTGGAGCAGCACCGACTCGGAGAGCTCCAACCGGAACCTGAGGCCAGCTATGACCAAGGCCAGCAGCTTCAGCGGAATCTCCGTTCTCATCAGAGGGGACAGCTCTGCAAGCAGCAAAAGCCCCGGACGCCTCTCCAAAACAG GTTCGGAGTCTTCTAATAGCGTAGGTTCCTCTACGAGTTCTCTCTCTCGCCCCCAAGTACTACACCTGCCTCTCCCAATCCCTGTGGCACCTAGCCAGGCGGCCGGCCCCGTCGTTGGCCCCGGCACCGCCCAGCCTCAGCCTGCTGCCCCCTGCTACCCCATCTCTGCTGCTATGGCCCCCGGCAGTAGAGCTACTTCTGGGCACTATGAGAGAGGCAGGAGTGGTCAAGGCCCCGGCTCAGCGCCAACCCAGACCACTGCTAATGCTAGCTACTATTTGCTTCCTCTGGAAGCCACAGGGATACCTCCTGGCAGCATACTGGTCAACCCTCAAACAG GCCAACCGTTTGTGAACCCTGATGGCAGTGCGGTGGTTTACAACCCCTCGGTGACCTCACAGCAGTCACTGGCCCCTCCCCCAGCCCCACACCCGCCAGCGAATCACATCCTTTCCcag CCTGTTCGGCATCTCCTGCCCTCGGCTCCTCAGCAGATCCAGTACTCAACCGTCTCttaccctcctcctcctcagttcCTGCCACTCTCCCCTAACCAACAGCAGCTATACACTGTG CCGGACGGCCTCGGTGTCCAGTTCAGCCACATCAGCCTGGTTCACCAGGCGCCAGCCGACGGCCCTCCTGCCCCCGACAGCGGCGCCAACCCCACCGTGTACCAGCCTAGCCCGGTGGTGCTCCAGGGGCCGCCCCCGCAGCATCAGCCGACGGGCTACATAGTGGCCCCCGCCACAGGGCAGCCTGCGGCGGGGCAACCCCAGGCCTACCCAACCCCCGGTCCAGGCGCGGCGGCGAGCCAGGGAGTGCTGCAGCAGCCGGGCTACATGCCGCAACCGCCGCAGATGCAGCAG ATCCAGACGTGTTACTGCGTTCCAGGCCAGTATCCCCACTCTCACTCCAGCCAGTACTACCGGCCTGTTAACCCCGTCCACTACAGCCCCCAGAACCAGCCCCTTGCTCAGCCGCCACAGCAGCCAGGtagacacacgcgcacacgcccCGGAAAAGACGTAGAAACGCGGGAAAGGTGTCGCACGG GATACCAGGCTGTGATGTCAAATCAGCCCCAGAACTACCACCACAGTGTAATGGGAGGACCGCAGTCTCACCAGTCTCACCAGTCTCACCACTCTCACAACCTAGTGGGCAGCCAGCAGCACAGCAATATGGGAAGCCACATGCAAGGCATGATGGTCCAGTACCCTTCTATGCCTTCATATCAG GTGTCCATGCCCCAGGGTTCTCCCAGCATGCCCCAGGGTTCTCCCAGCATGCCCCAGGGTTCTGCCAGCATGCCCCAGCATCAGCCGACCTATCAGCAGCCCATTGTGATCCAGGGCCACCCAAGCCAAGGTGCGATGACCATGGCTGGCATGCAGGTCTACTACAGCGTCATGCCACCCCATCAACATGGCACCATGAG CTCGTCCATGGGGTTTCTACCTCCTCCTGGTTCGGAGCAGATGCAGTTTCCCCGGGCCTCCTCTCCGTGCGGGACCCAGCAGCTCCCCGGACAGCAATGTACAG GTGTGCACCCCCCTCACGGCAGTGGTGTGATGATGATGCAACTCACCCTCCCGGCTAACCACCACCCCCCAGCCCCCTCCCCGCCCCAGTGGAAACTCAGCAGACACTACAGCCTGGACCACGCACGCAGCCAGAGGTCCTCAGAACCACTCCACCTGGAGAACTCACAG AACAGCCCCGGCACGTCCCCGGCCCAGTCTCCGGCCCCGGTCCACCACCTCACCTCCATGAAGAGCCTCCGCTCTGCTGGCCTCACTCCTATCCCCATTATGGCCCAGTTCCCCAGAGCCTTGGGCCCCGGGCAGGCAGGGGATGTCAGGTACCCTCTTCTGGGTCAGCCTCTCCAGTACAACCCTCCCATCCGGCCACCGCTGCTCCACGGAACGCACCACATGATCCCTAACCAGCAGCCG GGCCCAATGGGGATCCGGCATCATGGAGGACGAGGAGGGAGGAGACCGGCGCCCAGGAAGTCCTTATCTACAGATCTCAGTGTAGGTGAGCCAG TGAATGGTCGCGTCCTGGAGGTGCTGGACCTACCAGAGGGCATCAGCAGAACCGAGGCCGACTCTCTTCTGGTTGAACTGTGCAAAAGAGGGGCTTCCATCAAATGGCTGTCTGAGCCCCAACAGACTCCACAGCCTGGGAACCATTGTGGTGGGTCTGGGGGGGACGGTATAAACAGTGACACGAACACTGACACTTCATGTTCCAAACCACCCTGTGGTAACCACGGCGACCTAGCCTCCACCTACACCATCCTGGCCGTGTTCCCCTCCAGGTGCGCAGCTCAGAACGCCCTGCTCCGACACAGTGACCCCAGTTCTAGTCCCATCCTGACCACCACTGCGTTCAAACTGCGAACCAGCAAGAGACACACTGATGAGTTTCAGCACCTGGAGAGGACCAGTTCTCAATAg